A genomic region of Campylobacter corcagiensis contains the following coding sequences:
- the ppk2 gene encoding polyphosphate kinase 2, giving the protein MSKKEYKKELEFLQVELLKLQSHVKKQNLKLLIIFEGRDAAGKGGTIKRITQHLNPRGCRVVALPKPSDVEKTQWYFQRYTAHLPSGGEIVIFDRSWYNRAVVEPVMGFCTKEESENFIEDVPYFEALLRRADIKIFKFFLFIDKDTQKKRFQDRRENPLKSYKISPVDEKAQELWDDYTKAIQNMLTKTNQTPWIVVDSNHKKRARINTIKYILANTEYKDKTKIDNLEVDNSVVFNVDDAIK; this is encoded by the coding sequence ATGTCTAAAAAAGAGTATAAAAAAGAGTTGGAATTTTTACAAGTTGAGCTTTTAAAGCTTCAGTCTCACGTAAAGAAGCAAAATTTAAAGCTACTTATAATCTTTGAAGGGCGAGACGCTGCTGGAAAAGGTGGAACTATAAAGCGAATAACCCAGCACCTTAACCCACGAGGGTGCCGTGTAGTAGCACTTCCAAAGCCAAGCGATGTAGAAAAAACGCAGTGGTATTTTCAAAGATACACAGCTCATTTGCCAAGCGGTGGTGAGATAGTTATATTTGATAGATCTTGGTATAACAGAGCCGTTGTTGAGCCTGTTATGGGCTTTTGTACAAAAGAAGAAAGCGAAAATTTTATAGAAGATGTGCCGTATTTTGAAGCTCTTTTAAGAAGAGCTGATATTAAGATATTTAAATTTTTTCTATTTATAGATAAAGATACGCAAAAAAAGAGGTTTCAAGATAGAAGGGAAAATCCACTAAAAAGCTATAAAATTTCACCAGTTGATGAAAAAGCACAAGAACTTTGGGATGATTATACAAAAGCTATACAAAATATGCTTACTAAAACAAATCAAACCCCTTGGATAGTGGTAGACTCAAACCATAAAAAAAGAGCTAGAATCAACACAATAAAGTATATTTTAGCAAACACAGAGTACAAAGATAAAACAAAAATAGATAACTTAGAAGTTGACAATAGTGTAGTTTTTAATGTAGACGATGCGATAAAATAG
- the dsbD gene encoding protein-disulfide reductase DsbD — MRFLTLFLLIFSFLFAEPLKVEDAFKVKVTADKIGTNFNFDIDKSVYIYADKLKFSVANKDITEFLTLPEAKKHNTSTVFDGKFDIFIPSGIVLSSGEDIKSYSVVVKFIGCALDGFCYNPQIYKYSVNALDGSYDVEFLDISKVDSTSSKTEQTAQISDQENISKNMSSKNFFITLLTFFGYGLLLALTPCVFPMIPILSSILVSKSSKSVKSSFIISLVYVLAMALAYAIIGIFASILGASLASLLQIPWIILLFSFVFVALAFSMFGFYQLQLPASLQSKISEKSKNKSGLIGVFIMGFLSALIVGPCVAAPLAGALLFIADTGNILLGGLSLFLMGFAMGVPLLLIGLGFGKFMPKPGFWMDEISKFFGFVMLFMAVWMLSRLISGNLTLLLYAIVGIFYASFMLPDESQKGGIRQFKFAISALFFIYSTILIVGFASGSNSVFKPLENFKNQTPMSSLNTPLKWEMVSNLSELKSVVKNSKKPVMIDFWANWCVICKELDKTLELPSVQKELENFTLVKVDVTKNSSDDKEMMSEFGIYGPPALVFFKDLVELKNEQSVGFLDETKILEKLRRI; from the coding sequence ATGAGATTTTTAACTCTATTTTTGCTAATTTTTTCTTTTCTTTTTGCTGAGCCTTTAAAGGTTGAAGATGCTTTTAAAGTAAAAGTTACAGCTGATAAAATTGGGACAAATTTTAACTTTGATATTGATAAGAGTGTTTATATATATGCCGATAAACTTAAATTTAGCGTAGCAAATAAAGATATAACTGAATTTTTAACCCTACCAGAGGCTAAAAAGCACAATACAAGTACGGTTTTTGATGGCAAATTTGACATTTTTATTCCAAGTGGGATTGTGCTAAGTAGTGGCGAAGATATCAAATCCTATAGCGTGGTGGTTAAATTTATAGGGTGTGCACTTGATGGGTTTTGTTATAATCCTCAAATTTATAAGTATAGTGTAAATGCCTTAGATGGCAGTTATGATGTAGAATTTCTTGATATTTCAAAAGTAGACTCAACTAGTAGTAAAACCGAGCAAACCGCTCAAATTTCAGATCAAGAAAACATAAGTAAAAATATGAGTAGTAAAAATTTTTTCATAACTTTGCTTACATTTTTTGGATATGGTTTGCTTTTAGCACTTACGCCTTGCGTTTTTCCGATGATACCGATACTTTCGTCAATTTTGGTTTCAAAAAGCAGTAAAAGCGTAAAAAGTAGTTTTATTATAAGTTTAGTCTATGTTTTAGCCATGGCACTTGCTTATGCAATTATTGGGATTTTTGCTAGCATTTTAGGTGCAAGTCTTGCATCTTTACTTCAAATTCCATGGATTATCTTGCTTTTTTCTTTTGTTTTTGTGGCTTTAGCTTTTAGTATGTTTGGCTTTTATCAGCTTCAACTACCAGCTTCTTTGCAAAGTAAAATCTCAGAAAAAAGTAAAAATAAAAGTGGTCTAATAGGGGTTTTTATAATGGGCTTTTTATCAGCTTTGATAGTAGGTCCATGCGTTGCTGCTCCGCTTGCTGGGGCTTTGCTATTTATAGCTGATACTGGAAATATCTTACTTGGTGGATTATCACTTTTCTTAATGGGCTTTGCTATGGGCGTACCACTTCTTTTGATAGGTCTAGGGTTTGGTAAATTTATGCCAAAACCTGGTTTTTGGATGGATGAGATAAGTAAGTTTTTTGGTTTTGTAATGCTTTTTATGGCTGTTTGGATGCTAAGCCGCTTAATAAGTGGAAATTTAACCTTGCTTTTATACGCTATAGTTGGGATTTTTTATGCTTCATTTATGTTGCCGGATGAATCTCAAAAAGGCGGCATAAGGCAGTTTAAATTTGCAATTTCAGCGCTGTTTTTTATATACTCAACTATTTTAATAGTTGGTTTTGCAAGTGGGTCAAATTCTGTTTTTAAGCCATTAGAGAATTTTAAAAATCAAACTCCAATGAGTTCTTTAAACACGCCTTTAAAATGGGAAATGGTATCAAATTTAAGCGAACTTAAAAGCGTTGTAAAAAATAGCAAAAAGCCTGTGATGATTGATTTTTGGGCCAATTGGTGCGTGATTTGTAAAGAACTTGATAAAACCTTAGAACTTCCTAGCGTACAAAAAGAGCTTGAAAATTTCACTCTTGTTAAAGTAGATGTTACCAAAAATAGCTCTGATGATAAGGAGATGATGAGTGAATTTGGAATTTATGGTCCGCCAGCTTTGGTGTTTTTTAAAGATTTGGTTGAGCTTAAAAATGAGCAAAGTGTTGGGTTTTTAGATGAAACAAAAATACTAGAAAAACTTAGAAGAATTTAG